DNA sequence from the Schlegelella aquatica genome:
CAGCCCCCTGCAGTTCGTGTCTCCCACACCAAGGACGGAGTACTGAAGATGAAAAAGACCCTGATCGCCGCGTCTGTCGTGGTCACTGCCTTCGCCGCACAGGCCGAGCCCGCGCGCTACGCGCTCGACCCCAACCACACGTTCGCGACGTTCGAGATCCAGCACCTCGGGATGTCGACCATCCGAGGCCGCTTCGACAAGAAAGAGGGTTTCGTCGAGATCGACCGCGCCGCCAAGACCGGACGCGCCGAGGTCACGTTCGACACCACTTCCATCAGCACGGGCGTGCCCCGCTTCGACAACCACCTCAAGGGCGACGACTTCTTCAAGACCGACATGTACCCCAACGCCAAGTTCGTCGGTGACAAGTTCGTCTTCGACGGCGACCGCGTGACGGAAGTGAGCGGCACCCTCACCATGCTGGGCAAGACCAACCCGGTCACCCTCAAGGCCACGCGCTTCAACTGCATCCAGCACCCCATGCTCAGGCGCGAAGCGTGCGGCGGCGACTTCGAAACCACCCTCCAGCGCAGCCAGTGGGGCCTGACCTACGGCCTGCCCGCGGTGGCGCCGGACAACGTGCGGCTGCTGATCCAGGTGGAAGGCATCAAGCAGTAAATCGCCCCGGCGACACGTCTTGCAAAGCCCCCGCGCGCGCAAGCTCGCGGGGGTTTTTCTTTGCCCCTGACAACCTTTGCAGGTCGGAGCGTCACCTTGCCGCGGACAGTTGCCTTACAGTGAAGTAACAAACA
Encoded proteins:
- a CDS encoding YceI family protein; translated protein: MKKTLIAASVVVTAFAAQAEPARYALDPNHTFATFEIQHLGMSTIRGRFDKKEGFVEIDRAAKTGRAEVTFDTTSISTGVPRFDNHLKGDDFFKTDMYPNAKFVGDKFVFDGDRVTEVSGTLTMLGKTNPVTLKATRFNCIQHPMLRREACGGDFETTLQRSQWGLTYGLPAVAPDNVRLLIQVEGIKQ